The following are from one region of the Acidobacteriota bacterium genome:
- a CDS encoding ATP-grasp domain-containing protein, protein MSDRAASMRVAEEEGVRVPETHALHSVDDLKKWVERMGLPTVLKANGTSGGDGVRVVRTMKEAELAFQALQAPPLIARALKRAVIDHNWSLVQPSLLRRRSVVNAQKFVDGCEGTSVVVCWEGAVLASLHFEVIQKRDAAGHATVVRFMENEEMSDAASRIARRLRLSGIHGLDFMLEADTRKPYMIEINPRVTQLCHLTLGLGHDVPAALLEALSGKTVAPSPKLTDHDTIALFPQEWIRDPQSSFLRSAYQDVPWQEPGLMEACVRSSRKQRGWHRPGKSMDAKQRSS, encoded by the coding sequence TTGTCGGACAGGGCTGCTTCCATGCGAGTGGCCGAGGAGGAGGGTGTCAGAGTTCCTGAGACCCACGCTCTTCACTCTGTGGACGATCTCAAGAAGTGGGTTGAACGTATGGGCCTTCCCACGGTCCTCAAGGCAAATGGAACCTCCGGGGGTGATGGAGTGCGGGTTGTTCGAACGATGAAAGAAGCCGAACTGGCTTTCCAGGCTTTGCAAGCGCCTCCGCTCATTGCCCGGGCTTTGAAACGGGCAGTTATCGATCACAATTGGTCCTTGGTACAGCCATCGCTGCTCCGACGCCGATCGGTTGTTAATGCGCAGAAATTTGTGGACGGATGTGAAGGGACTAGCGTAGTCGTCTGCTGGGAGGGAGCAGTGCTGGCTTCGCTCCACTTTGAGGTCATTCAGAAGCGAGACGCGGCGGGCCATGCTACGGTCGTGCGTTTCATGGAGAATGAAGAAATGTCTGATGCAGCGAGCCGAATCGCCCGACGCTTGCGGCTCTCCGGAATACACGGGCTTGACTTCATGTTGGAAGCTGACACGCGGAAGCCATACATGATTGAAATCAATCCGCGTGTCACGCAACTCTGCCACCTCACGCTTGGGCTGGGACACGATGTTCCGGCAGCCTTGTTGGAGGCGCTGTCCGGGAAGACCGTGGCGCCTTCTCCAAAGCTGACCGACCATGACACCATCGCACTATTCCCGCAGGAGTGGATCCGCGATCCGCAGAGTTCGTTTCTGCGTTCCGCGTATCAAGATGTTCCGTGGCAAGAGCCCGGGCTGATGGAAGCCTGTGTCCGCAGCAGCAGAAAACAGCGAGGTTGGCATCGCCCAGGGAAATCGATGGATGCTAAACAGAGGAGTTCGTAA
- a CDS encoding fibronectin type III domain-containing protein, with amino-acid sequence MKMSWRYVLLGVLALISTAVVLLRDSSDRHHTVTLTWNAAAPPRGGSLAGYNVYRRIAEGGPFVKIAGKVPGSPYDDRFVTSGRKYVYVVTSVDQTGRESRYSTPVEVQIP; translated from the coding sequence ATGAAGATGAGCTGGCGGTACGTGCTCTTGGGTGTCTTGGCGCTAATCTCGACTGCCGTAGTTCTATTGCGCGATTCCTCCGACCGGCATCACACCGTGACTCTCACTTGGAACGCTGCAGCGCCCCCTAGAGGGGGCAGTTTGGCAGGATACAACGTCTACCGGCGTATTGCGGAGGGAGGCCCTTTTGTCAAGATTGCCGGGAAGGTACCGGGTTCGCCCTATGACGACCGTTTCGTGACCAGCGGTCGAAAATATGTGTATGTCGTGACGTCGGTAGACCAAACCGGACGGGAAAGCAGATATTCAACTCCGGTCGAAGTACAAATTCCATGA
- the xrt gene encoding exosortase: MLWWRPLLRTFSLALHDEAYTHILLIVPLSFALLYLERNLLWPALQSGTGFGVAWLAAALLLAGFERWGAASMSEDIHLSLSMLALVLWWLGSFIVGFGTRTFQSLLFPLLFLLWIVPLPGLLVDEIISSLQYESAFAARIMFRLAGVPVTQDGVILSIPSLDIEVARECSSIRSSMLLVIITMVLAHLFLRSGWRKVFFIVAAIPMAAIKNGFRIFTITELGTKVDPGYFDGNLHHRGGILFLGVALVVAGLLLWLLRRTETIN; this comes from the coding sequence GTGCTGTGGTGGCGTCCTCTGCTCCGCACCTTCAGCCTTGCGCTCCACGACGAAGCGTACACGCACATTCTGCTGATTGTTCCTCTGAGCTTCGCTCTCCTCTACCTGGAACGAAACCTTCTATGGCCAGCGCTCCAGTCCGGGACAGGTTTTGGAGTCGCGTGGCTGGCGGCTGCTCTGCTGCTTGCAGGCTTCGAGCGATGGGGTGCAGCCAGCATGTCCGAAGACATTCATCTTTCGTTGAGCATGCTGGCCCTCGTTCTCTGGTGGCTCGGCAGTTTTATTGTTGGTTTCGGAACACGAACCTTTCAGTCGCTCCTATTCCCACTTTTGTTCTTATTGTGGATCGTCCCTCTTCCGGGTCTTCTGGTGGACGAGATCATCAGTTCTCTCCAATATGAATCCGCTTTCGCGGCGCGGATCATGTTCAGGCTGGCGGGTGTTCCCGTCACGCAAGACGGCGTAATACTGTCAATTCCGAGCCTGGATATTGAGGTCGCGCGCGAGTGCAGCAGCATTCGATCCAGCATGTTGCTGGTGATCATTACGATGGTCCTCGCACATCTCTTTTTGCGTTCCGGATGGAGAAAGGTCTTCTTCATCGTCGCGGCAATTCCCATGGCAGCCATCAAGAATGGATTCCGCATTTTTACGATCACGGAGTTGGGCACCAAAGTCGACCCAGGGTACTTCGACGGCAACCTGCATCACCGAGGTGGAATTCTCTTTCTGGGAGTGGCGCTCGTCGTGGCGGGTTTACTGTTGTGGCTTCTGCGCCGGACTGAAACCATCAACTAG
- a CDS encoding ATP-grasp domain-containing protein, with protein MVSCAPPVGAVIVGGEHPGLGIVRSLGRKGIPVCIVDDQQSVSQFSRYAGRTVRVRDLRDEQKTVDSILEVGERFGLRGWVLFPTRDETVAAFARHRERLAQFFRVTTPNWESVKWAWDKKNTYELAEQLGIPVPGTWNPRSKEDLAQLYGRLPLAIKPAIKENFFYATHSKAWRADTPAELDTLFVRATRQIRPEEVLIQEIIPGDGTRQYSYCAFFRDGKAHSSLTAMRMRQHPREFGRAATYVESVDLPEIEELSERFLKAIDYYGLVEVEFKQDPRDGKFKLLDVNARTWGFHSIGAPAGIDFPYLLFADQLGEVVPPSRGRAGVGWLRLITDMPTAASDLWHGHMDLGSYVESLKRTRVESVFSVDDPIPAIAELCMLPYLVAKKYIL; from the coding sequence ATGGTGTCCTGCGCACCGCCCGTGGGGGCGGTAATCGTGGGTGGCGAGCATCCTGGTTTGGGAATTGTTCGCAGTCTCGGCCGCAAGGGGATTCCGGTTTGCATCGTGGATGACCAGCAATCGGTGTCACAATTCTCCCGATACGCGGGCCGAACAGTCCGCGTAAGAGACCTGCGGGATGAACAGAAGACCGTAGACAGCATCCTCGAAGTTGGTGAGCGTTTCGGACTCAGGGGCTGGGTTCTCTTTCCCACTCGCGACGAAACGGTGGCTGCATTCGCGCGCCATAGAGAGCGTCTGGCCCAATTTTTCCGCGTTACGACGCCAAACTGGGAAAGCGTCAAATGGGCTTGGGATAAGAAAAACACCTATGAGCTCGCGGAACAGCTGGGAATCCCAGTGCCAGGGACGTGGAATCCGAGGAGTAAGGAGGACCTTGCTCAGCTCTACGGCCGTCTGCCGCTGGCCATCAAGCCGGCCATTAAAGAAAATTTTTTTTACGCCACACACTCGAAGGCCTGGCGGGCCGATACTCCCGCCGAACTCGACACTCTGTTCGTCCGTGCCACGCGTCAAATCAGACCGGAAGAAGTACTGATCCAGGAGATCATTCCCGGAGATGGTACTCGGCAGTACTCATATTGCGCATTCTTTCGCGACGGTAAAGCTCATAGCAGTCTCACCGCGATGCGTATGCGACAGCATCCCCGCGAATTTGGACGCGCTGCTACCTATGTCGAGAGTGTAGATTTGCCGGAGATCGAGGAGCTCTCGGAGCGTTTTCTTAAGGCGATTGACTACTACGGCCTGGTCGAAGTCGAGTTCAAACAGGATCCTCGCGACGGAAAGTTTAAACTGTTGGATGTAAATGCTCGCACTTGGGGATTTCATAGTATCGGCGCTCCAGCGGGAATCGATTTCCCGTATCTGCTGTTTGCGGATCAGTTGGGAGAAGTCGTTCCACCATCCCGTGGGCGGGCTGGAGTCGGCTGGCTGCGGCTGATAACGGACATGCCAACTGCGGCATCTGACCTGTGGCACGGCCACATGGATTTGGGTTCTTACGTCGAGTCCCTGAAGCGCACTCGCGTGGAGTCAGTATTTTCTGTGGACGACCCGATTCCCGCAATCGCTGAATTGTGCATGCTACCGTACCTAGTTGCCAAGAAGTACATCCTCTAG